The nucleotide window TCAGGACTCCTATTATTATTCGGCGCCGAAGAAGCGGCCGGAAAGCATGGACGAGGTGGATCCGCTGCTGCTGGAGACATACGAGAAGCTGGGCATTCCCCTGAAAGAACAGGAAGTGCTGGCCGGTGTGCGCAACGTGGCGGTGGACGCGGTATTCGACAGCGTCAGCGTGGCCACCACCTTCCGCGCCAGGCTGGAGCAGGACGGCATCATCTTCTGTTCCATGTCGGAAGCGGTGCACAATCATCCGGACCTGGTGCGCAAGTATCTGGGCAGCGTGGTGCCCTATTCCGACAATTACTTCGCGACCCTCAACTCCGCCGTCTTTACCGACGGGTCATTCTGCTACATCCCCAAGGGTGTGCGCTGCCCGATGGAGCTGTCCACCTACTTTCGCATCAACCAGGCGCAGACCGGTCAGTTCGAACGCACCCTGGTGATTGCCGAGGCCGGTAGTTATGTGAGCTATCTGGAAGGCTGCACCGCGCCCATGCGCGACGAAAACCAGTTGCACGCGGCGGTGGTCGAGCTGGTGGCCATGGACGATGCGGAGATCCGCTATTCGACGGTGCAGAACTGGTATCCGGGCGACGCCGAAGGGCGCGGCGGCATTTATAATTTCGTCACCAAGCGCGGCGCCTGCCGCGGTCGCAATTCGCGCATCTCCTGGACCCAGGTGGAGACCGGCTCGGCCATCACCTGGAAGTATCCAAGCTGCATCCTGCAGGGCGACGGCTCGGTCGGCGAGTTCTACTCCATCGCCATTACCAACAACCGTCAGCAGGCCGATACCGGCACCAAGATGATCCACATCGGCAAGAACACCCGCTCGCGGGTGATCGCCAAGGGCATTTCCGCCGGCCGTTCAGAGAGCACCTATCGCGGCCTGGTGCGGGTCCTGCCGGGGGCGGCGGGCGCGCGCAACTTCACCCAATGCGATTCACTGCTGATCGGCGGCGACTGCGCCGCCCACACCGTGCCCTATGTGGAGAGCCGCAATCCGTCGGCCCAACTGGAACACGAAGCGACCACCGCGAAGATCGACGAAGAGAAGCTTTTCTACTGTCGCCAGCGTGGTCTGGGTGAAGAGGAGGCGGTAACCATGGTGGTCAACGGCTTCTGCCGCGAAGTGCTGCAGAAGCTGCCCATGGAGTTTGCCGTGGAAGCACAGAAACTTGTGGGCATCAGCCTTGAGGGCGCGGTCGGCTGAGCCGGTCGGATCAATCAGGAAAGACAGTCATGACAGCCGGAACAAACCCCATTCTGCAGGTGCGCGGCCTGACCGCAGGCGTCGAAGGCACGGCGATTCTCAAAGGCATCGACCTGACGCTCCATGCCGGCGAGGTGCACGCCATCATGGGCCCCAACGGCTCCGGAAAAAGTACGCTCAGCCATGTGCTGGCCGGCAAGCCGGGCTATGAGGTGACCGGCGGCAGCGTCACCTTCATGGGGCGCGACCTGCTGGCCATGGAGACGGAAGAGCGGGCAGCGGCGGGGCTGTTCCTCGGCTTTCAGTATCCGGTGGAGATTCCGGGGGTTGGCCTTTCAACTTTTCTCAAGACGGCGGTCAACGCCGTGCGACGGGTGCGCGGCGAGAAGGAATATGACGCCATCGAGTTTCTCCGTCTGATCAAGGCGGAAGCGGCAAAGCTCTCCATGCCGGAAGACATGCTGCGGCGAGCGGTCAATGTGGGCTTTTCCGGCGGCGAGAAGAAGCGCAACGAGATTCTGCAACTGGCATTGCTGGAGCCGACTCTGGCGGTACTCGACGAAACCGATTCCGGCCTGGACATCGATGCGCTGAAGACCGTCGCCGACGGCATCAACGCCAGCCGCCGGCCGGACCGCGCCATTCTTCTGATCACCCACTACCAGCGCCTGCTGGACCATGTGGCGCCGGATCATGTGCATGTGCTGGCCGATGGCCGTATCGCCGAGTCGGGCGATATGGCGCTGGTCCGTCGGCTGGAGGCGGAAGGTTATGCCGCTTTCGGCGCGGCGGACGAGAGCGCCGCGGCGTAGGGGCGCGGCAGGCATGGCGGGTTCCACCCTTCATCAGCGCGGCCGGTTGGCTGACCCTGATTTTCTTTCTGCCTTCGCGGCGCAGGCGGATCTGCCGACCTTTGCCCCGTGGCAGGCGGATCTGCGTCAGGTGGCGCGCCGGGCGGTGGCCGATCAGGGCCTGCCCTCGGTCAAGCGCGAGGCGTGGAAATACACCAACCTGCAGAGCCTGGCGGGCCACCCCTTCGTTCTGGCTGGTGACGGCGCGGACCTGCCGGCGTCCGTCAGCCGGCGGATTGACCAGGCCACCGCCGGCGAACCGCCGTTGGCCCGTCTGGTCTTTGCCAATGGCCGGCTGGTGGAGAGTCTGTCCGACCGTGGCGCCCTGCCGGCCGGCGTGGTCTTCACCGAATTGGCGGCGGCGGACGAGGCCTGGCTGGCGACCCGTCTTGGCCGGGTCGCACCGGCCGACAGCGGGCCGGTTCAGGCCATGGCCACCGCATGGATGGCCAGCGGTGCGGCGCTGCGCATCGCCGACGGCGTAAGCGTGGAGCGGCCGCTGCATGTGGTTCACCTGTGCGGCGGCACCCCCGACACGCCGACCGCGGCTTTTCCGCGGATGGTCGTGGAACTGGGCGCGGCCAGCCGGGCGGAGCTGGTGGAAACCTATCTGTCGCTGAGTGACGGCGTGGCCTGGTCGAGCCCGGTATCGGAGATCGTCATCGGCCGCGACGCCACATTGCGCCATCGTCGCGTGCAGCGCCTGGCCGAGCAAGCCTTTCACCTGGCTGTGGTGGCGGCGGAAGTTGGTCAGGGCGGACACTATGAGAGTTTTCTGGCGACCTTGGGCGGCGGTGTCAGCCGCGACGATTGTTTGGTCCGGCTGTTGGCCGAGGCGGCTGGCACGGCGCTGGCCGGCATGACCTTTCTGAGCGGTCGTCAGCACGGCGAAGCCAGTGTGGTGGTGCGTCATGAGGCTCCGCACACGCGCAGCACCGAGCACTTTCGCGCCGCCCTGGCGGATCGCGCCCGCGGCGTGTTTCAGGGCCGCATCCATGTGGCGCGCGGCGCCAGTGGTGCGGACGGACAGATGCTGAGCCGCGCCCTGCTGCTGTCGCCGACGGCGGAGATGGACACCAAACCGGAACTGGAGATTTTCACCGATGACGTGGCCTGCAGCCACGGTGCGGTGACCGGTCAGCTCGACCCCGAGCAGATGTATTATCTGCTGGCCCGCGCCATTCCCAAGGCCGAGGCCCGGGCCTTGCTGGTGGAAGGCTTCCTGGCCGAAGCCCTAACCGTGGTGACGGATACGGCGGCACGCGACGGCTTGCTGGCGCTGGCCCGGCAGCGGCTCTATGGCGAGGTGGCACAATGACGACCGCCCAGGCCATGACTGCTGTGACGCGGCCGGCCTTTGACGCCATGGCGGCGCGGTCTGATTTCCCCATTCTGCAGCGATCAATGAACGGTAAACCGCTGGTCTATCTGGACAGCGCCGCTTCGGCCCAGAAGCCGCAGACGGTGATCGACGCGGTCAGCCGCAGCTATGAGACGCGCTACGCCAATGTTCACCGCGGCGTCTACCGGCTGGCGGCGGAGGCGACAGCGGACTTCGAGGCGGCGCGGGAGAGTGTGCGGCGCCTCCTCAATGCCCGCGAGAGCCGCGAGATCGTCTTTGTGCGCGGCGCCACCGAGGCGATCAATCTGGTGGCGCAGAGTTGGGGGCAGCGGCTGGTGGCGGGCGACGAGATCATCCTCAGCCACCTGGAGCATCATTCCAACATCGTGCCCTGGAAGTTGCTGTGCGAGCGCAGCGGTGCGGTGCTGCGGGTCATTCCGGTCGATGACGCCGGCGAGCTGGATATGGCCGAATATGCCCGTCTGCTGTCGCCACGGACGGCCATGGTGGCCATCACCCATGTCTCCAACGCGTTGGGCACGGTGGTGCCGCTGGCCGACATCATCGCGCCCGCCCGCGCCGCCGGTGCGGCGGTGCTGGTGGATGGTTGTCAGGCGGTGCCGCATATGGCCGTGGACGTTCAGGCGCTGGACCCGGACTTCTATGTTTTTTCCGGCCACAAGCTGTATGGCCCGTCGGGCATCGGCGCACTCTATGGCAAGGCAGCGGTTCTCGAGTCCATGCCGCCGTGGCAGGGCGGCGGCGAGATGATTCACACCGTGAGTTTCGAGCAGACCACCTATGCCGACATCCCCCATCGCTTCGAGGCCGGCACCCCGCATATCGCCGGCGCCGCCGGTCTGACCGCGGCCATCGCCTATGTGCAGGGGCTTGGGCTTGAGGCCATCGCCGCGCACGAGCATGAGTTGCTGGCCGAGGCCACACGACGGCTTGGCGCGCGCAACGACATTCGTCTTATCGGCACCGCGCGGCAGAAGGCGGCGATCCTCTCTTTTGTCATGGCCGGCGTACACCCGCACGACGCCGCCACCATCCTGGATCAGGAAGGGGTTGCGGTGCGCGCCGGTCATCATTGCGCCCAGCCCCTGATGGCGCGCTTTGACGTGGCGGCGACGCTGCGCGCCTCCTTCGGTCTGTACAATACGGTGGCCGATATTGACCGGCTGGAAGCGGCGCTGGACCGGGCGCGGGAGATATTCCGATGAGCGATGATCTGCGCGAGCTCTATCAGGAAGTGATCCTGGACCATGGCCGCCACCCGCGGAACTTTGCCAGGCCGGCCGACGCCAACCGTGAGGCGCATGGCAACAATCCACTGTGCGGCGATACGCTCACCGTGTGGCTCAGCTTTCGTGACGGGGTGGTGGCGGATGTGGGATTCGAGGGCCGTGGCTGCGCCATTTCCGTGGCGTCAGCCTCGCTGATGACGGAAATCCTCAAGGGCAAGAGCGAGGCGCAGGCCGAAGCGCTGTTCGAGCGCTTCCGCGCCATGGTTTCCGGCGACAGCGTTGACGACGGTGAGGACAGTGCGGAAGCCGACCGGCTGCGCGTCCTGGCCGGCGTGCGCGACTATCCCATGCGGATCAAATGCGCCACTCTGGCGTGGCACACCATGAACGCCGCCCTGCATGGCGCAGACCAGACCACAACGGAATAGGCGGGAGACGGGCATGAGTTTTCTTGGATTCGGCAAGAAGGCGGAGGACGTGCCGCATGCCGGCCCGGACGGGGCGCTGGCCGCCGGCGTCGCGGGCACCGGAGGGGCTGAAGGCGCCGGGGCGGCGGCGAAAGCGCCGCTTGACCGCGAGGCCATGACCGAAGCGGTGATCCGTCAGTTGCAGACCGTCTTCGACCCGGAAATCCCGGTGAATATCTATGAGCTGGGGCTGATCTACACCATCATCATCAATGATGACCGGACGGTGGAGGTGACCATGACCCTGACGGCGCCCGGCTGTCCGGTGGCCGAGGAAATGCCCGTATGGGTGCGCGATGCGGTGATGGGGGCGGACGGCGTCGAGGACGTGCATGTGGATGTGGTGTGGGACCCGCCGTGGGAGCCGTCCCTGATGAGTGAAGCGGCAAAGCTTGAACTGGGCTTCATGTAGGCTTAACTGATAAGCGGGATGTTGGCCCCGGACGGGCCCCGAAGGCGGGAGCGGAGGAAACGGACCATGCTGGCGGTCGGCGATAGCAAGATGATCACCCTGACGGAGCGGGCGGCGGAGCGTGTGCGCACGCTGATGGCGCGGGCCGGTGACAATATGGTGGGTCTTCGCCTCGGCGTCACCAGCAAGGGCTGCTCCGGCATGTCCTACAAGATGGAGTATGTAAGCGAGGCGCAGCCCCATGACGAGGTGGCGGAAGACAGGGGCGTGAAGATTCTGATCGACCCGCTGGCCACCATGTTCATTCTCGGCACCGAGATCGACTATGTAGAGGACACGCTCCAGTCAGGCTTCGTCTTTAACAATCCCAATGCCCGCAACCTCTGCGGCTGCGGCGAGTCCTTCTCCGTCTAGGGCGCCTGCCCTTACGCCGCCGTCATCCCCTGCGGTGTAGCCGCGCGCGCCGCGGGCGCGGGTTCGGGGCCGCTGGCGCTGTGTCGCTACCCTCTCTAGATTAGCCCGCTGCATCCTCCGGGGCCGGCTCTGCCGGCCCTGTCGCCGTTCGGAGACCAAGCCTTGCGCTCCAGAATCCTGCTCGGACCGGACGTGGCTACGGCGGCACGGCGCATTGTCTTTCTGGCGGCACCGATCATGGCCAGCCGTGCCGGCCTGCTGATCATGCTGACCGTGGACAACGCCATGAGCGGTCAGGCCGGCATCCGGGTGCTGGCCGCTTATGGCGCGGCGTCGGTGCCGCACCTGCCGCTGGTGGCGCTGACCGTCGGCATGATGGCGGCGACCCTGATCATGACCGCCCAGGCGCGCGGCGCCGGGCGGTCGGAGGACTGTGGCTCGATCTGGCACATGGGTCTGATCGCCGGCCTGGTCATGGGCAGTGCGGCGGGATCTGTCCTGCTGCTGGGGCCGGCGCTGCTCAGTCTGATCGGCACGGCCGAGCCGCTGCGTGCGCCGGGCGGTGCGGCCATGATCCTGCTGGCGCCAGGCATGCCGGCCATCGCGCTTTATGTGGCGACCACCCAGTTCCTGGAAGGCAACGGCCGCGCCCTGCCGGGCATGGTGGTGGTGGTCATCGGCAATCTGGTCAACGGCCTGCTCAACTGGCTGTTGATTTACGGCAATGCGGGCTTTCCCGAGATGGGCGCGGAGGGGGCGACGCTGGCCACCACCATCGCCCGCTGGGTCATGGTCGGGCTGATTGTCGGCTGGGTGCTGCGCAGCCCGCTGACCCGGGCCATGGGATCGGCCCGTATCGGCGCCGGGCCGTTGCGCTTCATGCGGCGTTTTCTGACGCTTGGTCTGCCCATTTCATTTGCCACCCTGTTCGACACCGGCACCTTCTTTGTGATGGGCGCCCTGGTCAGCCAGTTGGGGGCGGTGCCGCTGGCGGCCTATCAGATCGCCATGAGCACATTGTCCTTTATCTATATGGCGAGCATCGGCCTGCAGTCGGCCACCTCGGTCATTGTCGGCGAGGCCTTCGGTAAGGGTGACGGGCCGGCGGTGCGGCGCATCGGCTGGACCGGGTTCTGGCTCGACATGGCGGCCATGGGCCTGGCCATGGTTCTGGTCATCGCCTTCGCCACCCCAATCGCCCGCATCTATACAGATGATGGGGCCCTGGTTCTGGCGGCAAGCGGCGCCCTGTTCATCATCGGCTTCGTCATCGTCGCCGATGGCATGCAGGGCGTACTGCTGGGCATTCTGCGCGGCATGGGCGATGTTAATGTGTCCATGTGGCTGTTGGGTGCGGGCATGTGGCTTGTGGCGGTGCCGCTGGGCCTGACCTTCGGGCGCGATGGGGAGAGCGGCCTGGCGGGGGTCCTGTGGGCCCTGGGCGCCGGCCTGTTTGCCGCCGGAGTCATGCTGCTGTGGCGTTTCTGGTCTTTGTCGCGACGTATGGCCGCGCTGCATACCGCCTGACAGCGGGCGCGGAGCCGGGATACAGCGTCCGACCGGCTGCGCGGGACACGGCGTTTTCAAGCGGCCCACCGTCAGGGTAGGGTTCCGGATTCCCCGGATTCACCGGAGTCCACGGCCCTGACCGGCCAGCGACAGGATCAGACAGCGCCAGACTTTATAAGGACCGCGGACCTTTCCTGGTGAAGGCGCGGAGCAACGGATGAAGCAGTATCAGACAAAAGCACAGGGCCCGCTGGACGGCATTCGCGTCATCGACATGTCGCGACTGATCGCCGGCAATATGCTGTCCTTGCAGCTTGGCGATTTCGGCGCGGAAGTCATCAAGATCGAGACGCCGGGTAAGGGTGACGATCTGCGCAACTGGAAGACCGACGGGATCGAGGCCTTCTGGAAGGTCTATTGCCGCAACAAGAAGAGCCTGGCGCTCAACCTGCGGACGGACGCGGCGAAGGAGGCCTTCGACCGGCTGGTCAAGACGGCGCACATGCTGATCGAGAACTTCCGCCCCGGCACCCTGGAGAAGATGGGCTATGGCCCGGATGCGCTGCACAAGCTGAACCCCAAGCTCATCATCATCCGGGTTT belongs to Alphaproteobacteria bacterium and includes:
- the sufB gene encoding Fe-S cluster assembly protein SufB codes for the protein MSETTTARVAKATDDLSSDRAVDDAVAALGGGKDYRYGFTTDIESDMAPKGLSEDIVRFISAKKEEPEWLLAWRLKAFRLWQQIAPEEPEWARISHPPIDYQDSYYYSAPKKRPESMDEVDPLLLETYEKLGIPLKEQEVLAGVRNVAVDAVFDSVSVATTFRARLEQDGIIFCSMSEAVHNHPDLVRKYLGSVVPYSDNYFATLNSAVFTDGSFCYIPKGVRCPMELSTYFRINQAQTGQFERTLVIAEAGSYVSYLEGCTAPMRDENQLHAAVVELVAMDDAEIRYSTVQNWYPGDAEGRGGIYNFVTKRGACRGRNSRISWTQVETGSAITWKYPSCILQGDGSVGEFYSIAITNNRQQADTGTKMIHIGKNTRSRVIAKGISAGRSESTYRGLVRVLPGAAGARNFTQCDSLLIGGDCAAHTVPYVESRNPSAQLEHEATTAKIDEEKLFYCRQRGLGEEEAVTMVVNGFCREVLQKLPMEFAVEAQKLVGISLEGAVG
- the sufC gene encoding Fe-S cluster assembly ATPase SufC, whose amino-acid sequence is MLQVRGLTAGVEGTAILKGIDLTLHAGEVHAIMGPNGSGKSTLSHVLAGKPGYEVTGGSVTFMGRDLLAMETEERAAAGLFLGFQYPVEIPGVGLSTFLKTAVNAVRRVRGEKEYDAIEFLRLIKAEAAKLSMPEDMLRRAVNVGFSGGEKKRNEILQLALLEPTLAVLDETDSGLDIDALKTVADGINASRRPDRAILLITHYQRLLDHVAPDHVHVLADGRIAESGDMALVRRLEAEGYAAFGAADESAAA
- the sufD gene encoding Fe-S cluster assembly protein SufD — protein: MAGSTLHQRGRLADPDFLSAFAAQADLPTFAPWQADLRQVARRAVADQGLPSVKREAWKYTNLQSLAGHPFVLAGDGADLPASVSRRIDQATAGEPPLARLVFANGRLVESLSDRGALPAGVVFTELAAADEAWLATRLGRVAPADSGPVQAMATAWMASGAALRIADGVSVERPLHVVHLCGGTPDTPTAAFPRMVVELGAASRAELVETYLSLSDGVAWSSPVSEIVIGRDATLRHRRVQRLAEQAFHLAVVAAEVGQGGHYESFLATLGGGVSRDDCLVRLLAEAAGTALAGMTFLSGRQHGEASVVVRHEAPHTRSTEHFRAALADRARGVFQGRIHVARGASGADGQMLSRALLLSPTAEMDTKPELEIFTDDVACSHGAVTGQLDPEQMYYLLARAIPKAEARALLVEGFLAEALTVVTDTAARDGLLALARQRLYGEVAQ
- a CDS encoding SUF system Fe-S cluster assembly protein, giving the protein MTEAVIRQLQTVFDPEIPVNIYELGLIYTIIINDDRTVEVTMTLTAPGCPVAEEMPVWVRDAVMGADGVEDVHVDVVWDPPWEPSLMSEAAKLELGFM
- a CDS encoding cysteine desulfurase, which translates into the protein MTTAQAMTAVTRPAFDAMAARSDFPILQRSMNGKPLVYLDSAASAQKPQTVIDAVSRSYETRYANVHRGVYRLAAEATADFEAARESVRRLLNARESREIVFVRGATEAINLVAQSWGQRLVAGDEIILSHLEHHSNIVPWKLLCERSGAVLRVIPVDDAGELDMAEYARLLSPRTAMVAITHVSNALGTVVPLADIIAPARAAGAAVLVDGCQAVPHMAVDVQALDPDFYVFSGHKLYGPSGIGALYGKAAVLESMPPWQGGGEMIHTVSFEQTTYADIPHRFEAGTPHIAGAAGLTAAIAYVQGLGLEAIAAHEHELLAEATRRLGARNDIRLIGTARQKAAILSFVMAGVHPHDAATILDQEGVAVRAGHHCAQPLMARFDVAATLRASFGLYNTVADIDRLEAALDRAREIFR
- a CDS encoding iron-sulfur cluster assembly accessory protein, with the protein product MLAVGDSKMITLTERAAERVRTLMARAGDNMVGLRLGVTSKGCSGMSYKMEYVSEAQPHDEVAEDRGVKILIDPLATMFILGTEIDYVEDTLQSGFVFNNPNARNLCGCGESFSV
- a CDS encoding MATE family efflux transporter — encoded protein: MRSRILLGPDVATAARRIVFLAAPIMASRAGLLIMLTVDNAMSGQAGIRVLAAYGAASVPHLPLVALTVGMMAATLIMTAQARGAGRSEDCGSIWHMGLIAGLVMGSAAGSVLLLGPALLSLIGTAEPLRAPGGAAMILLAPGMPAIALYVATTQFLEGNGRALPGMVVVVIGNLVNGLLNWLLIYGNAGFPEMGAEGATLATTIARWVMVGLIVGWVLRSPLTRAMGSARIGAGPLRFMRRFLTLGLPISFATLFDTGTFFVMGALVSQLGAVPLAAYQIAMSTLSFIYMASIGLQSATSVIVGEAFGKGDGPAVRRIGWTGFWLDMAAMGLAMVLVIAFATPIARIYTDDGALVLAASGALFIIGFVIVADGMQGVLLGILRGMGDVNVSMWLLGAGMWLVAVPLGLTFGRDGESGLAGVLWALGAGLFAAGVMLLWRFWSLSRRMAALHTA
- a CDS encoding SUF system NifU family Fe-S cluster assembly protein — encoded protein: MSDDLRELYQEVILDHGRHPRNFARPADANREAHGNNPLCGDTLTVWLSFRDGVVADVGFEGRGCAISVASASLMTEILKGKSEAQAEALFERFRAMVSGDSVDDGEDSAEADRLRVLAGVRDYPMRIKCATLAWHTMNAALHGADQTTTE